A window from Citrus sinensis cultivar Valencia sweet orange chromosome 3, DVS_A1.0, whole genome shotgun sequence encodes these proteins:
- the LOC107174404 gene encoding uncharacterized protein LOC107174404 has translation MSNRRRKLIAYESDEETEDSNLNLSIPTDFLHPSSSVGPSHGKDTLEYPRLLTTLHSPVLELVGNRGGPASGFGENHSSERAGVLKEVGEGDESSTEPSRPSRRRNLGHRMEADAYPINYITCATTQTGLFKLRNLYNIPEEVLLVIPGKGDVLSRPPREYVTMHVESFKLGAWLPLQPYFARILGGMHLVPGQLHPNGWRVLSVMYVLWERCELEEPSLAEVKHLYQLRSSPREAESRGLINNLNDKPLLQVETALVNVSTCQDLLPSTNLVGSCLVDVVVGMDNKVLNAMTRKSGQDLGSSSNPPSPPKKAIVGLSKAHVPAVPPPPPRKSGGEKTSDKSPEVSIHSRDRSTPLPPRDQGDYLTPYQRDYGKSVEPKMVKDIESMNLSELAGSVQRVSFKLATLVSCYKNRSTCHERRLQADNQNLKKKVESADRSKEKLVELNKQITDLEEKVAVAESTSSKLKGELGDLKSDLQATQSERDTLKTALEGEIKSLSEQLAEAKGKSVDVDDRLDAEYDSGVTFCYKRIMSVLKEKYPELDMSKLEAGVQRYMAEANQVEAPLRGVQAEEAGDRAPEVGQGSVPPPPDVADPPLPVIADPSPVKAADPHNL, from the exons ATGTCGAATCGGAGAAGGAAGTTAATTGcatatgagagtgatgaagaAACAGAAGATTCAAACCTTAACTTGTCAATACCCACTGATTTTCTACATCCTTCTAGTAGTGTAGGCCCCTCTCATGGTAAGGATACCCTTGAGTACCCACGTCTCCTGACCACTTTACATTCCCCTGTCTTAGAACTTGTGGGAAACCGTGGTGGACCAGCTTCGGGCTTTGGTGAAAACCACAGTTCTGAGAGGGCTGGGGTTCTTAAGGAAGTGGGTGAGGGCGATGAGAGTAGTACCGAGCCGAGCAGGCCCTCTAGGAGGAGAAACCTTGGTCACAGGATGGAAGCAGATGCATACCCCAtcaattatattacttgtgctACCACCCAAACTGGCCTATTCAAGCTTAGAAACCTCTACAATATCCCTGAGGAGGTTCTCCTTGTGATCCCTGGGAAAGGTGACGTCCTTAGTCGGCCCCCGAGGGAGTACGTGACAATGCACGTGGAGAGTTTCAAGTTAGGGGCTTGGTTACCCCTTCAACCTTACTTTGCTAGGATATTAGGTGGCATGCATCTGGTTCCAGGTCAGCTTCATCCTAACGGGTGGAGGGTTCTCTCAGTTATGTATGTGCTGTGGGAGAGATGCGAGCTGGAGGAGCCCTCCCTTGCTGAAGTAAAACACTTGTACCAGCTAAGGAGTAGCCCAAGGGAAGCAG AGTCGCGGGGTCTGATCAACAATCTCAACGATAAACCGTTGCTCCAAGTGGAAACTGCTCTGGTGAACGTGTCTACCTGTCAAGACCTCCTGCCATCCACAAATCTCGTCGGGTCATGCTTGGTGGACGTAGTTGTTGGGATGGACAATAAGGTCCTCAACGCTATGACGAGAAAAAGTGGTCAGGATTTGGGCAGCTCCAGCAACCCTCCTTCTCCTCCGAAGAAAGCCATCGTTGGTCTTTCCAAGGCTCATGTTCCTGCTGTGCCCCCTCCTCCACCTCGTAAGAGCGGTGGGGAGAAAACTTCCGACAAGAGTCCTGAAGTCAGTATTCACTCTAGAGACCGATCCACTCCTCTTCCACCTCGGGATCAGGGCGACTATTTGACTCCGTACCAAAGGGATTATGGGAAGTCAGTGGAACCAAAAATGGTCAAGGACATTGAGAGCATGAATCTCAGTGAATTGGCTGGTTCTGTCCAGAGGGTCTCCTTCAAGCTGGCTACTCTAGTTTCTTGTTACAAGAATAGGTCCACGTGCCATGAGAGGAGGCTTCAAGCTGACAATcagaatttgaagaaaaaagttGAATCTGCTGATCGCTCGAAGGAGAAGCTAGTTGAGCTGAACAAGCAGATCACGGACTTGGAGGAGAAAGTTGCTGTTGCTGAGTCTACCTCCTCCAAACTTAAGGGTGAGTTGGGTGACCTAAAGTCTGATCTTCAGGCTACTCAAAGTGAAAGGGATACTTTGAAGACCGCCCTTGAGGGAGAAATCAAATCTCTGAGTGAGCAGTTGGCTGAGGCGAAAGGCAAATCTGTTGATGTGGACGATCGGCTGGATGCAGAATATGACTCTGGGGTTACTTTTTGCTATAAACGCATCATGTCTGTGCTTAAGGAAAAATATCCCGAGCTGGACATGAGCAAGCTAGAGGCTGGAGTGCAGAGATATATGGCTGAGGCCAACCAGGTGGAGGCTCCCTTAAGAGGGGTGCAGGCGGAGGAAGCAGGAGATCGTGCTCCTGAAGTTGGTCAAGGGTCGGTGCCTCCTCCCCCCGACGTTGCTGATCCTCCTCTCCCGGTGATTGCTGATCCTTCACCTGTTAAGGCTGCTGATCCTCATAACCTTTAG
- the LOC102617769 gene encoding 2-alkenal reductase (NADP(+)-dependent)-like, with product MAAEQEAVSNKRVILSNYVTGFPKESDMKITSGSIKLKVAEGSKDTVLLKNLYLSCDPYMRWRMSKLDRPSFVDSFHPGEPINGYGVAKVLDSTHPNYAKDDLVWGSTGWEEYSLVTAPQLLIKIQHTDVPLSYYTGILGMPGVTAYAGLYEVCSPKKGEYVYVSAASGAVGQLVGQFAKLAGCYVVGSAGSKEKVDLLKNKFGFDDAFNYKQEPDLDAALKRCFPQGIDIYFENVGGKMLDAVLLNMRLRGRIAVCGMISQYNLEKPEGVHNLEQLIGKRIRLEGFLAGDYYHLYPKFLELVIPAIREGKMVYVEDIAEGLENAPAALVGLFTGRNVGKQLVAVA from the exons ATGGCGGCTGAACAAGAAGCTGTGAGCAATAAGCGGGTGATTCTGAGCAACTATGTGACAGGTTTTCCAAAAGAATCAGACATGAAGATAACAAGTGGATCAATAAAGCTGAAGGTAGCAGAGGGTTCAAAAGACACAGTGCTTTTGAAGaatctttatctttcttgtgATCCTTACATGCGATGGCGTATGAGCAAGCTTGATAGACCTTCTTTTGTTGATTCATTCCATCCTGGTGAG CCTATAAATGGTTATGGGGTAGCTAAAGTTTTGGATTCTACACATCCAAATTATGCAAAAGATGACTTGGTTTGGGGCTCCACCGGGTGGGAGGAGTACAGTCTCGTTACAGCCCCACAgcttttgattaaaattcagCATACAGATGTGCCCCTTTCATACTATACTGGAATCCTTG GTATGCCTGGTGTGACTGCATACGCTGGTTTATACGAAGTTTGCTCTCCGAAGAAAGGTGAGTACGTCTATGTATCTGCAGCATCTGGAGCTGTTGGTCAGCTTGTTGGCCAATTTGCAAAATTGGCTGGTTGCTATGTTGTTGGAAGTGCTGGAAGCAAAGAAAAG GTCGATTTGTTGAAGAACAAGTTTGGATTTGATGATGCTTTTAACTACAAGCAAGAGCCAGACTTGGATGCAGCACTCAAAAG ATGCTTCCCTCAAGGAATCGACATATATTTCGAAAACGTTGGGGGAAAGATGCTGGACGCAGTGCTACTCAACATGAGGCTCCGGGGCCGCATTGCGGTATGCGGTATGATCTCGCAGTACAACCTGGAAAAACCTGAAGGCGTACACAACTTAGAGCAACTGATCGGGAAACGGATTCGCCTGGAAGGATTTCTAGCTGGTGATTACTATCACCTCTATCCGAAATTCTTGGAACTGGTCATTCCTGCAATCAGAGAAGGAAAGATGGTGTATGTGGAAGACATAGCCGAAGGACTCGAGAATGCTCCTGCAGCCCTTGTCGGGCTCTTCACTGGCCGGAACGTCGGCAAGCAGCTAGTTGCAGTTGCTTAA
- the LOC102617488 gene encoding 2-alkenal reductase (NADP(+)-dependent)-like: MAGEEAVSNKQVILSDYVTGFPKESDMKIITGSINLKVPEGSKDTLLLKNLYLSCDPYMRGRMSKLDKPSFVASFKPGEPLSGYGVSKVLDSTHPNYKKDDLVWGLTSWEECSLIQSPQLLIKILDTNVPLSYYTGILGMPGLTAYGGLYELCSPKKGEYVYVSAASGAVGQLVGQFAKLVGCHVVGSAGSKEKVDLLKNKFGFDDAFNYKEEPDLDAALKRCFPEGIDIYFENVGGKMLDAVLLNMRIRGRIAVCGMISQYNLEKPEGVHNLMQVVGKRIRMEGFLAGDFYHQYPKFLELVMPAIKEGKLVYVEDIAEGLEKAPSALVGIFTGQNVGKQLVVVARE; this comes from the exons ATGGCGGGTGAAGAAGCAGTGAGCAACAAGCAGGTGATTCTGAGCGACTACGTGACAGGGTTTCCAAAAGAATCAGACATGAAGATAATAACAGGCTCAATAAACCTGAAGGTGCCAGAGGGCTCAAAAGACACATTGCTTTTGAAGAATCTTTATCTTTCCTGTGATCCTTACATGAGAGGACGTATGAGCAAGCTTGATAAGCCTTCGTTTGTTGCCTCCTTCAAGCCTGGCGAG CCTTTGAGCGGATATGGAGTGTCCAAAGTGTTGGATTCCACACATCCAAATTATAAGAAAGATGACTTGGTCTGGGGCTTAACCAGTTGGGAGGAGTGCAGTCTCATCCAATCACCACAACTTCTGATTAAAATTCTGGATACAAATGTGCCTCTGTCATACTATACTGGGATTCTTG GTATGCCTGGTTTGACTGCATATGGTGGTTTATATGAGCTTTGCTCTCCTAAGAAAGGAGAGTATGTCTATGTATCTGCAGCATCTGGAGCTGTTGGCCAGCTTGTTGGGCAATTTGCGAAGTTGGTTGGTTGCCATGTTGTTGGAAGTGCCGGAAGCAAAGAAAAG GTCGATCTGTTGAAGAACAAGTTTGGGTTTGATGACGCTTTTAACTATAAGGAAGAACCAGACTTAGATGCAGCTCTTAAGAG GTGCTTTCCTGAAGGTATCGACATCTATTTCGAAAATGTTGGGGGTAAGATGCTTGATGCAGTGCTACTCAACATGAGAATTCGTGGCCGCATCGCTGTATGCGGAATGATCTCACAGTACAACCTTGAGAAGCCTGAAGGTGTACACAACTTGATGCAAGTGGTTGGAAAACGAATTCGCATGGAAGGATTTCTTGCCGGTGATTTCTACCACCAATATCCGAAATTCTTGGAACTGGTTATGCCGGCAATCAAAGAAGGAAAGTTAGTATATGTCGAGGACATAGCTGAAGGCCTCGAGAAAGCTCCATCAGCCCTAGTTGGGATATTCACAGGTCAAAATGTTGGAAAGCAACTGGTTGTAGTTGCTCGGGAATAA